Proteins encoded together in one Pogoniulus pusillus isolate bPogPus1 chromosome 18, bPogPus1.pri, whole genome shotgun sequence window:
- the FBXO30 gene encoding F-box only protein 30: MEEHQQHLHCVNCVSRRCMTRPEPGVSCDLIGCPLVCGAVFHSCKAEEHRMLCPLERVPCLNSGFGCPFVVARNKIADHLEVCPASVVCCTMEWNRWPVSYADRKSYENLSKDVDEVEQLDMALALQDQRMLLESLKVATMISKAGDQIPESREETSASSSAPDAVHSNGLMPVDEESYGALYQATVETTRSLAAALDILNTATRDINMLSSTLCISPQEMKEDTEIKEQASNGVIQDNKSDQERPDEANRGAAGGVNLDSLDQNSQMEQNGSSDICHDDLNLNLGNSSPLCNGFHVENESSKVLDQNEDLPVCNSKPSSVANGDCAATRDDEALQSCSSFPVTAQLKEVVSADHLVNGNVNHVLLPHNANEEEMLERQVEQERLRNIAALLRYRSYRFLVDDYWSIPKEDKAVDTSDLEITEDPMGLQGIDLITAALLFCLGDSPGGRGISESRAVDVYRIDIGTQTFSLPSAILATNTMVGEIASASACDHANPQLSNPSPFQTLGLDLVLEYVARYQTKQRSMFTFVCGQLFRRNEFSSHFKNVHGDIHAGLNGWMEQRCPLAYYGCTYSQRRFCPSTQGAKIIHDRHLRSFGVQPSISTVLVEPAKSCLIGLHNDHLSSLPFEVLQHIASFLDGFSLCQLSRVSRLMRDVCGSLLQARGMVILLWEKRRCSDGGSSWQIKEKVWRFSTAFCTVKEWKFADIVSMADHLKKCSYNAVERREEAVPLPCMCVTRELTKEGRSLRSVLKPVL, translated from the exons ATGGAGGAACATCAGCAACACTTACACTGTGTGAATTGTGTCAGCCGTCGTTGTATGACCAGACCAGAGCCTGGCGTTTCCTGTGATCTGATTGGCTGCCCCTTAGTTTGTGGAGCAGTTTTTCACTCCTGTAAAGCTGAAGAACATCGCATGTTATGTCCACTTGAAAGAGTGCCTTGTTTGAATAGTGGCTTTGGATGTCCCTTCGTAGTAGCCCGAAATAAAATTGCTGATCACCTGGAAGTCTGTCCTGCCAGCGTGGTGTGTTGTACCATGGAGTGGAACAGGTGGCCAGTCAGCTACGCAGACCGGAAATCATACGAGAACCTGAGCAAAGACGTGGATGAAGTGGAGCAGCTAGATATGGCTTTGGCCCTTCAAGACCAGCGCATGTTACTGGAGTCACTTAAAGTAGCAACTATGATATCAAAGGCAGGTGATCAAATACCAGAATCCAGAGAGGaaacctctgccagctcaagtGCCCCAGATGCAGTGCATTCAAACGGCTTGATGCCTGTGGATGAAGAGTCCTATGGTGCACTTTATCAAGCTACTGTAGAAACAACACGGAGTTTGGCTGCTGCCCTGGATATCCTGAACACTGCAACAAGGGACATTAACATGTTAAGTTCAACACTTTGCATTTCGCCACAGGAAATGAAAGAAGATACCGAGATCAAAGAGCAAGCTTCTAATGGTGTTATTCAGGATAACAAGTCTGACCAGGAGCGTCCAGATGAAGCTAacaggggagcagctgggggtgttaaCTTGGACAGCCTGGATCAGAATTCACAAATGGAGCAGAATGGTTCTAGTGACATTTGTCATGATGACTTAAATCTGAACCTTGGTAACTCCTCACCTTTATGTAATGGCTTTCACGTAGAAAATGAAAGTTCAAAGGTGCTGGACCAGAACGAAGATCTTCCTGTATGTAATTCAAAGCCGTCCAGTGTAGCAAATGGTGACTGTGCTGCTACTCGTGATGATGAAGCGTTACAGTCTTGCAGCTCCTTCCCTGTTACAGCACAACTTAAAGAAGTGGTATCAGCTGATCACCTAGTTAATGGCAACGTTAACCACGTGCTACTTCCCCATAATGCTAACGAAGAGGAAATGTTAGAGAGACAAGTGGAGCAAGAAAGATTGAGAAACATAGCTGCACTTTTACGATACCGATCGTACCGATTCCTTGTTGATGACTATTGGTCTATACCAAAAGAAGACAAAGCTGTGGATACATCAGACCTGGAGATAACAGAAGATCCTATGGGTCTTCAGGGGATTGATTTAATCACTGCAGCTCTGTTGTTTTGCCTAGGAGACTCTCCGGGAGGTAGAGGTATATCAGAAAGTCGTGCTGTTGATGTGTATCGCATCGACATTGGGACCCAAACGTTTTCTCTTCCATCTGCTATATTGGCCACAAATACAATGGTGGGGGAAATAGCTTCAGCATCTGCATGTGATCATGCCAACCCACAGCTCTCAAATCCAAGTCCGTTCCAGACTCTTGGACTGGATTTGGTATTGGAATATGTGGCTAGATACCAAACAAAACAACGTTCGATGTTTACATTTGTTTGTGGACAGTTGTTTAGGAGAAACGAATTTTCATCACACTTTAAGAACGTGCACGGTGACATCCATGCTGGCCTTAATGGCTGGATGGAGCAGAGGTGCCCTTTAGCATATTATGGGTGCACATACTCTCAACGAAGGTTTTGTCCTTCGACCCAAGGGGCAAAAATTATTCATGACCGCCACTTACGGTCATTCGGAGTTCAGCCTTCTATATCCACAGTATTAGTTGAACCAGCAAAAAGCTGCTTGATTGGACTGCACAATGACCATCTGAGTAGTCTGCCTTTTGAGGTTCTACAGCACATTGCTAGTTTCCTTGATGGCTTTAGTTTGTGTCAGCTCTCCAGAGTGTCACGTTTAATGAGAGATGTGTGTGGGAGCTTGCTTCAAGCACGCGGAATGGTGATACtgctctgggagaagagaaggtgctCAGATGGAGGTTCTTCTTGGCAGATAAAAGAAAAG GTGTGGCGCTTCAGTACAGCCTTCTGTACGGTGAAGGAGTGGAAGTTTGCTGACATCGTAAGCATGGCTGACCACTTGAAGAAGTGCAGCTACAACGctgtggagagaagagaggaggctgtTCCGCTGCCGTGCATGTGTGTAACACGAGAACTCACTAAAGAAGGACGTTCACTGCGCTCCGTTTTGAAACCAGTACTTTAA